The Elaeis guineensis isolate ETL-2024a chromosome 13, EG11, whole genome shotgun sequence genome includes a region encoding these proteins:
- the LOC105060953 gene encoding UPF0496 protein 1, whose product MGGQLSTGTAPVLNVDGGGATSASAGGGAAFGGHNGMEYLAELSSYETACRLDPELRSFDSTLQERTSHVISTLAHGVEVRSLSFDSLRAVTGCLLEMNEEVVKVILEGKEDIWKNPELFKLVEEYFENSLQTLDFCTALEKCLNKARDSQLIIHVALQRFEEEEEEVVEEDCKKKYLRTIEELRHFKAAGDPFTEEFFQVFQSVSRQQQSMLEKIKQRKNKLDKKLKSIKAWRKVSSIIFMAAFATLIICSVVTAVVAAPHVAAALAAAASIPVGSMGKWIDSLFKGYQQAVEGQKEILSSMQVRTYIVIKDLDSIRVLVDCLEAQINMLLDNADFALRDEEAVKFGIQEIKEKLEVFTKSIEDLRQQADRCSRDIGKARTVVLQKIIRYPN is encoded by the coding sequence ATGGGCGGTCAGCTCAGCACTGGAACGGCGCCAGTCCTCAACGTCGATGGTGGCGGCGCCACCAGCGCCTCCGCCGGGGGCGGCGCCGCCTTCGGCGGCCACAACGGTATGGAGTACTTGGCCGAGCTGAGCTCCTACGAAACGGCATGCCGCCTGGATCCGGAGCTCCGGTCCTTCGACTCCACTCTCCAGGAGCGCACCAGCCACGTCATCTCCACCCTCGCCCACGGCGTGGAGGTCCGCTCCCTCTCCTTTGACTCCCTCAGGGCGGTCACTGGGTGCCTCCTCGAGATGAACGAAGAGGTGGTCAAGGTCATCCTCGAGGGCAAGGAGGACATCTGGAAGAACCCCGAGCTCTTCAAGCTCGTCGAGGAGTACTTTGAGAACAGCCTCCAGACCCTAGACTTCTGCACCGCCCTCGAGAAGTGCCTCAATAAGGCCCGGGACAGCCAATTGATCATCCATGTTGCCCTCCAGCGCttcgaggaagaggaggaggaggtggtggaaGAAGACTGCAAGAAGAAGTATTTAAGGACTATAGAGGAATTGAGGCACTTCAAGGCTGCCGGCGATCCTTTTACAGAGGAATTCTTCCAGGTGTTTCAGTCGGTCTCTAGGCAGCAGCAGTCGATGCTCGAGAAGATAAAGCAGCGGAAGAACAAGCTCGACAAGAAGCTGAAATCAATCAAGGCATGGAGGAAGGTCTCGAGTATAATTTTCATGGCCGCCTTCGCCACCCTTATTATTTGCTCGGTGGTGACCGCTGTAGTGGCTGCACCACATGTTGCTGCAGCTTTGGCTGCTGCAGCCTCCATTCCTGTGGGGTCGATGGGAAAATGGATCGACTCATTGTTCAAGGGCTACCAGCAGGCAGTGGAAGGGCAAAAGGAGATTCTGAGCTCCATGCAGGTGCGCACCTACATTGTTATAAAGGACTTGGATAGCATCCGTGTGCTCGTCGATTGCTTGGAGGCTCAGATTAATATGCTGTTGGATAATGCTGACTTCGCCCTCAGGGATGAGGAGGCAGTTAAGTTTGGAATTCAGGAGATCAAGGAGAAGCTGGAGGTGTTTACGAAGAGCATCGAGGATTTGCGTCAGCAAGCAGACCGGTGCAGCAGAGATATAGGGAAGGCAAGGACCGTTGTCTTGCAGAAGATTATTAGGTATCCAAATTGA